A region of Nitrospinota bacterium DNA encodes the following proteins:
- a CDS encoding BMC domain-containing protein, whose amino-acid sequence MSYNEPALALIELRSVARGVATADVMVKKAPVRLLEARTVCPGKYMILVAGETAAVDEAYRAGLEKGAELIVDQLFLPYAHAQLIPAIQACVPAPEMKSLGVVEVFTVASALLSADAAVKAAEVTAIEIRLANGLGGKSFYTITGDLNELEAAVDAGVSIIQTTGTLVCREIIPNPHGDINLKLL is encoded by the coding sequence ATGAGTTACAACGAACCGGCGCTGGCGTTGATAGAGCTCCGCTCGGTGGCGAGGGGCGTGGCCACGGCGGACGTGATGGTGAAAAAAGCCCCCGTGCGCCTGCTGGAGGCGCGCACCGTTTGCCCCGGCAAATACATGATACTCGTCGCCGGTGAAACGGCGGCGGTGGACGAAGCCTACCGGGCTGGTCTCGAAAAAGGGGCGGAGCTTATAGTGGACCAGCTTTTCCTGCCATACGCCCACGCCCAGCTTATACCGGCCATCCAGGCCTGCGTCCCGGCGCCGGAAATGAAATCGCTGGGGGTGGTGGAGGTGTTCACGGTGGCCTCGGCCCTCCTCTCCGCCGACGCGGCGGTGAAAGCGGCCGAAGTGACCGCCATCGAGATAAGGCTGGCCAACGGGCTGGGCGGAAAATCGTTCTACACCATCACCGGCGACTTGAACGAGCTGGAAGCGGCGGTGGACGCGGGGGTTTCCATTATCCAAACCACGGGCACGCTGGTGTGCCGCGAGATAATCCCCAACCCGCACGGGGACATTAACCTGAAACTTTTATAG
- a CDS encoding EutN/CcmL family microcompartment protein, with protein MHLAKVIGRVVATVKHEALTGVKLLLIQPIDDKGAPKGEPIVATDSVQSGPGDLVTYVSGREGTLALDEPFTPVDAGIVGIVDSVNRETP; from the coding sequence ATGCATCTAGCCAAGGTTATAGGCCGGGTGGTGGCCACGGTGAAACACGAGGCGCTCACGGGCGTGAAACTCCTGCTCATCCAGCCCATAGACGACAAGGGCGCGCCCAAAGGCGAACCCATCGTGGCGACGGATTCCGTGCAGTCCGGCCCGGGCGATCTTGTAACCTACGTCTCCGGCAGGGAAGGCACGCTGGCCCTGGACGAGCCGTTCACCCCGGTGGACGCGGGCATTGTGGGCATTGTGGACAGCGTGAACAGGGAAACCCC